A genomic window from Harpia harpyja isolate bHarHar1 unplaced genomic scaffold, bHarHar1 primary haplotype scaffold_39, whole genome shotgun sequence includes:
- the LOC128138328 gene encoding olfactory receptor 14A16-like, whose amino-acid sequence SLPLPPSVLHIQRQQIANSSSVTQFLLLAFANVRGLQLLHFWLFLGIYLAALLGNGLIITTVACDHHLHTPMYFFLLNLALLDLGSISTTVPKAMANSLWDTSAISYAGCAAQVFLLVFLISAECYLLTVMAYDRYVAICKPLHYGTLLGSRACVHTAAAAWGCGFLNAVLHTANTFSVPLCQGNAVEQFFCEIPQILKLSCSDAYLREVGVLGISAFIAFGCFTFIVLSYVQIFRAVLRIPSEQGQHKAFSTCLPHLAVVSLFVSTGLFAYLKPPSISSPSLDLVVAVLYSVVPLAVNPLIYSMRNHEIKNALRKLITGCFSEGIKFLLSFA is encoded by the coding sequence TCACTGCCCTTGCCTCCTTCAGTGCTCCACATCCAGAGACAGCAGATCGccaacagcagctctgtcacccagttcctcctcctggcatttgccaaCGTTCGAgggctgcagctcttgcacttctggctcttcctgggcatctacctggctgccctgctgggaaacggcctcatcatcaccaccgtagcctgtgaccaccacctccacacacccatgtacttcttcctcctcaacctcgccctcctcgacctggggtccatctccaccactgtccctaaagccatggccaattccctctgggacaccagcgCCATCTCCTATGCAGGATGTGCTGCTCAGGTCTTTCTTTTagtctttttgatctcagcagagtgTTATCTTCtgactgtcatggcctatgaccgctacgttgccatctgcaaacccctgcactacgggaccctcctgggcagcagagcttgtgtccacacggcagcagctgcctggggctgtgggttcctcaatgctgtgctgcacactgccaatacattttcagtacccctctgccaaggcaatgctgtggagcagttcttctgtgaaatcccccagatcctcaagctctcctgctcagatgcctacctcagggaagttggcgTACTTGGGATCTCTGCCTTTATTGCATTTGGATGTTTtactttcattgtgctgtcctatgtgcagatcttcagggctgtgctgaggatcccctctgagcagggacagcacaaagccttttccacgtgcctccctcacctggctgtggtctccttgtttgtaagcactggcctttttgcctacctgaagcccccctccatctcgtccccatccctggacttggtggtggcagttctgtactcagtggtgcctctagcagtgaaccccctcatctacagcatgagaaaccatgagatcaagaatgccctgagaaaactaataACTGGATGCTTTTCTGAAGGAATAAAGTTCCTGTTGTCTTTTGCATAG